AGACGGCGCGCGAGCCCCGGCACGCCTTCCCGCTCGACCACGCCGTCCGCGATGAGCCGCATGGCCCGTCCCGTGACGTCGCGGCGGAGGTCCCAGAGGGGTGAGCCCGGCGCCGCTTCGGGCAGGCAGCGCTTGCATGCGCGATATCCGGCCTCGTGCGCCGCGGCGCTCGTTGCGAAGAACGTGACGTTCGCCGGCAGCGGCGTGCGGGCGGGACAGCTCGGCCGGCAGTAGATCCCGGTCGTGCGGACGGCCGTGACGAAGTGCCCGTCGAACCGCACGTCGCGCGCGTGGATCGCGCGGTAACGCTCGTCGAAGGTCATCGCCGGCAGGGACATGCCTCCAGCCTGACACGCTCCGCGCTTCCCGGCTCGCGGTTTTCGGACACCACTGCCGGGCGCTCACGCAGCGCCCCACCGAGCCGAGGCGTCAGGTGGGCACGACCCGTGCACGAATCCGGGTGGCGGCACGCCATCACGCACGCGCCGTAGCCCCGGCACGCCCACACGCCGTGGCTGCGGCAACCCCTCGCGCCGCCGGGTTCCGAGCCGCTAACGTCGCGGGATGGCCGAGATCACCGCGCAACCCCAGGAGTACGACCTCATCGTCATCGGGGCAGGGCCGGTGGGTGAGAACGTCGCGGACCGCGCTGTCCAGGCCGGCCTGTCCGCCGTCATCGTGGAGAGCGAACTGGTCGGCGGCGAATGCTCGTACTGGGCCTGCATGCCGTCGAAGGGCCTCCTCCGCGCCGGCGCGGTGCTCCGGGAGGCGATGGCGGTCGACGGTGCGTCGCAGGCGGTGACCGAGGACGTGGACGTGGCCGGCGTACTGCGGCGCCGGGACGCCCTCACGCACGACTGGGACGACGGATCGCAGGTGGAGTGGCTGACCGGCGCGCACATCGACCTGGTGCGCGGGCACGGCCGGATCACGGCCGAGCGACGGGTGAGCGTGACGGATGCGGAGGGCACCGTCACCGAGCTCGCCGCGCGGCATGCCGTGGCGGTGTGCACGGGTTCCGCGGCGCTCCTCCCCGACATCCCCGGCCTCACCGAGGTCGCGCCGTGGACGAGCCGGGAGGCGACGGCGGCGCACCGCATCCCGCAGAGCCTCGCGATCATCGGCGGCGGTGTCGTGGCCGCGGAGATGGCCACGGCCTACGCCGACCTGGGCGCGGAGGTCACCCTCATCGTCCGGAGCACCCTGCTGGGTGGGATGGAGCCGTTCGCCGGCGACATGGTCGCCGATGCGCTCCGGTCCAGGGGCGTCACCATTCGTTTCGGCGCCGAGGTGACGCGGGCACGACGGGCGGACGGCGCCACGGAGCTCACGCTGCGCGACGGCACGATCGTGCGCGCGGAGGAGGTCCTCGTGGCCACCGGGCGGGTTCCGCGAACCCAGGAACTCGGGCTGGAGAACGTCTCGCTCGAGCCGGGCGACTGGCTGGACGTCGACGACACGATGCGCGTGCGCGGCTCGGACTGGCTGTACGCCGTCGGCGACGTGACGCACCGGGCGCTGCTCACCCACCAGGGCAAGTACCAGGCGCGCGCCGCGGGTGACGTGATCGCCGCGCGGGCGCGGGGCACCCGGGTGGACGACGCCCCCTGGGGCGCGCACGTCGCGACCGCCGACCACGAGGCGGTACCGCAGGTCACGTTCACGGATCCCGAGGTCGCCTCGGTCGGGCTCACCGAGGCGGCGGCGCGGAGGGCAGGCCGCCGCATCCGCACCCTCGACTACGACCTGTCCTGGATCGCCGGCGCCTCGACCCTGAGTGACGACTACACGGGCCGGGCGCGGGCCATCGTCGATGAGGATCGGGAGGTCCTGATCGGCGCGACCTTCGTCGGACCGGGCGTGGCCGAGATGCTCCACGCCGCCACGATCGCGATCGTGGGCGAGGTGCCGCTGCGCCGGCTCTGGCACGCGGTACCGTCCTATCCCACGCTCAGCGAGGTCTGGCTGCGGTTCCTCGAGGAGTACGGCCGTCCCACCCCCTGACGCCCGCCCGTCCGGATACCCGGCATCCCGCCGGCACCCGGCGGCCCGCCGGGGAAGGACGATCGCCCCGGACGAGGGGATCCGTGGCAGGACCGTCCTCATCCGGGGCGATCGCCCTCGTCCCGGGACGCGGTGGGATCCGCGTCCGTGGGGATCAGTGGTAGAAGTGCCGCTCCCCCGTGAAGAACATGGTCACTCCGTGCTCGCGGGCCAGGGCGATCGTCTCCTCGTCGCGCACGGATCCGCCCGGCTGCACGATCGCGGATACACCCGCGTCGAAGAGCACCTGCGGGCCGTCGGAGAACGGGAAGAAGGCGTCGGACGCGACCACCGAGCCGCTCGCGCGGTCTCCCGCGCGTTCGACCGCGAGTCGGCAGGAGTCGACGCGGTTCACCTGGCCCATGCCGATGCCGACCGTGGCGCCGTTCTTGGCGAGCACGATGGCGTTCGACTTCACCGAACGACAGGCCTTCCAGGCGAAGATGAGGTTCGTCATGTCCTCACCCTCCGGGCGCTCACCCGCGACGAGCTCCCAGTCCTTGGCGACCGACTCGATGTCCTGCGGGAAGCGGTCGGCCTCCTGCAGCAGCAGACCGCCGGAGACGAGCCGCACATCCATCGGCTCCTCCTTCCAGTCCGCGGGCAGCTGCAGCACGCGCAGGTTCTTCTTCAGGCGGAAAAGCTCGAGCGCCTCCGGTTCGAAGTCGGGCGCGATGATGACCTCGGTGAAGATCTCGCGGAGGTTCTCCGCCATCTTCAGGGTCACCGTGCGGTTCGCCGCGATCACACCACCGAAGGCCGACACCGGGTCGCACTCGTGCGCCCGCACGTGCGCGCTCGCGATCGGGTCCAGCGCGTTGGGCGCGGAGACCGCGATCCCGCACGGGTTCGCGTGCTTGACGATGGCCACGGCGGGCTTGACCATGTCGAACGCCGCACGCAGCGCCGCATCCGCGTCGACGTAGTTGTTGTAGGACATCTCCTTGCCCTGCAGCTGCGTGGC
The sequence above is a segment of the Microbacterium caowuchunii genome. Coding sequences within it:
- the purH gene encoding bifunctional phosphoribosylaminoimidazolecarboxamide formyltransferase/IMP cyclohydrolase, yielding MAGPSHDPSLYRHRDTVPVRRALVSVSDKTDLLALAEALAGAGVEIVSTGSTASTIRDAGYPVTDVSSVTGFPESLDGRVKTLHPGVHAGLLADLRLEGHERQLDELGISPFELVVVNLYPFVETVASGAEGDAVVEQIDIGGPAMVRASAKNYANVAIVVSPESYPAIIEAIGTGGTTLAQRKELAARAFAHTANYDRAVATWFAEGTLAEGEELPAHLTIKAERLATLRYGENAHQRAAIYTRVGGHGIAQATQLQGKEMSYNNYVDADAALRAAFDMVKPAVAIVKHANPCGIAVSAPNALDPIASAHVRAHECDPVSAFGGVIAANRTVTLKMAENLREIFTEVIIAPDFEPEALELFRLKKNLRVLQLPADWKEEPMDVRLVSGGLLLQEADRFPQDIESVAKDWELVAGERPEGEDMTNLIFAWKACRSVKSNAIVLAKNGATVGIGMGQVNRVDSCRLAVERAGDRASGSVVASDAFFPFSDGPQVLFDAGVSAIVQPGGSVRDEETIALAREHGVTMFFTGERHFYH
- a CDS encoding dihydrolipoyl dehydrogenase family protein, with product MAEITAQPQEYDLIVIGAGPVGENVADRAVQAGLSAVIVESELVGGECSYWACMPSKGLLRAGAVLREAMAVDGASQAVTEDVDVAGVLRRRDALTHDWDDGSQVEWLTGAHIDLVRGHGRITAERRVSVTDAEGTVTELAARHAVAVCTGSAALLPDIPGLTEVAPWTSREATAAHRIPQSLAIIGGGVVAAEMATAYADLGAEVTLIVRSTLLGGMEPFAGDMVADALRSRGVTIRFGAEVTRARRADGATELTLRDGTIVRAEEVLVATGRVPRTQELGLENVSLEPGDWLDVDDTMRVRGSDWLYAVGDVTHRALLTHQGKYQARAAGDVIAARARGTRVDDAPWGAHVATADHEAVPQVTFTDPEVASVGLTEAAARRAGRRIRTLDYDLSWIAGASTLSDDYTGRARAIVDEDREVLIGATFVGPGVAEMLHAATIAIVGEVPLRRLWHAVPSYPTLSEVWLRFLEEYGRPTP